One stretch of Sulfuricystis multivorans DNA includes these proteins:
- a CDS encoding response regulator transcription factor: MPDDMTSGMAYLVDDDAAIRDALPWLLRSRGIACRAWASAEAFLADYRDEMSGCLILDLRMAGMTGSELFERLLERGCAMPVIFLTGHGDVPLAVNALKRGAFDFIEKPFNDNELADRVHEALQYEKNRRRQDGMKAAVLERLATLTERERQVMEHILAGKLNKVIADELSIAMRTVEVHRAHIFEKMGVRSAVELAQRLSLLGPPGSR; encoded by the coding sequence ATGCCCGACGACATGACCTCCGGGATGGCCTATCTCGTCGATGACGACGCCGCGATCCGCGATGCGTTGCCCTGGCTGCTGCGCTCGCGTGGCATTGCCTGCCGCGCCTGGGCATCGGCCGAGGCATTCCTCGCCGACTACCGCGACGAGATGAGCGGCTGCCTGATCCTCGATCTGCGCATGGCCGGCATGACCGGCAGCGAGCTCTTTGAGCGCCTGCTAGAGCGCGGCTGCGCGATGCCGGTGATCTTCCTCACCGGTCACGGCGACGTGCCGCTGGCGGTCAACGCCTTGAAGCGCGGCGCCTTCGACTTCATCGAAAAACCCTTCAACGACAACGAGCTCGCCGACCGCGTGCATGAAGCGCTGCAATACGAAAAAAATCGGCGCCGGCAGGACGGCATGAAAGCCGCGGTGCTGGAACGACTGGCCACACTCACCGAGCGCGAACGTCAAGTGATGGAACACATCCTCGCCGGCAAGCTCAACAAGGTGATCGCCGACGAGCTATCGATCGCGATGCGCACCGTCGAAGTGCACCGCGCGCACATCTTCGAAAAGATGGGCGTGCGCTCGGCCGTCGAGCTGGCTCAGCGGCTGTCGCTGCTCGGCCCACCCGGCTCCAGATGA
- a CDS encoding sensor histidine kinase — MTAPIATRPPTTNGGQLWWWLPRLSILLFLAAIITLFWYLERSDREEKHATLISDMLWLEQNLRFLLHHNEDLFGRFDPQRIGQRETFQAHVAPVIASNSGVIQVLWLAPSGERLDAYPPVSSAPSTETAVAQAGVQRLAGSVAHAVYGPPYPVGGDWRFEVHVPIFHAGELAGIVVGVYSISRLLADGVPWWIAERYQIAIADPSGQSLGQRSNITEIDTDNAYQMPFDPPGHGLILHAISYRSATPMAGRVIIAGLTFLAALVLFSLWTLRRHVQGRLAAESALQNEVAFRKAMEDSVQTGLRARNLDGMITYVNPAFCRMVGYSAGELIGRRPPMPYWAEEYLDETRAMHEKVLAGQAPSEGFEIKLKRRNGEIFDALIIEAPLIDSQGRHTGWMGSVVDITERKRVAELARQQEERLQASARLITMGEMASSLAHELNQPLAAISSYATGCRNLIAAGAPQNEIDGAIAKCQEQAQRAGRIIRRIYEFVQRQEPKNESCDIGLLINDLIMLLDGDARRQRVRIQREIAPDLPVWQADRILLGQAILNLMKNGIDAMAQTEEAARVLTVRAASFAGQVLISVADRGCGIGAETAAQLFEPFYTTKQEGLGMGLKICRSVVEAHHGRLWFETNPAGGTIFHIALPCPTT; from the coding sequence ATGACCGCGCCCATCGCCACGCGCCCTCCAACCACCAACGGCGGACAGCTATGGTGGTGGTTGCCGCGTCTGTCGATCCTGCTGTTCCTTGCCGCGATCATTACGCTGTTTTGGTATCTCGAACGCAGCGACCGCGAAGAGAAACACGCGACACTGATCAGCGATATGCTGTGGCTCGAGCAGAATCTGCGCTTCCTGCTCCACCACAACGAAGACCTGTTCGGGCGTTTCGATCCGCAGCGCATCGGACAGCGCGAAACCTTCCAGGCCCACGTGGCGCCCGTCATCGCCAGTAATTCCGGTGTCATTCAAGTGCTCTGGCTGGCTCCGTCCGGAGAGAGACTGGATGCCTACCCGCCCGTTTCCAGCGCGCCATCCACCGAGACTGCCGTCGCGCAGGCCGGCGTGCAACGGCTTGCCGGGTCGGTGGCCCATGCCGTCTATGGCCCACCCTACCCCGTCGGCGGCGACTGGCGATTCGAAGTGCACGTGCCGATTTTCCATGCCGGAGAACTCGCCGGCATCGTCGTCGGGGTTTATTCGATCAGCCGTCTGCTGGCGGATGGCGTTCCGTGGTGGATCGCCGAACGTTATCAAATCGCGATCGCCGATCCCTCGGGCCAGTCGCTTGGCCAGCGCTCCAACATCACGGAGATCGACACCGACAACGCTTACCAGATGCCTTTCGACCCGCCCGGCCACGGTCTGATCCTGCATGCGATCTCCTACCGTAGCGCCACGCCGATGGCCGGCCGGGTGATCATCGCGGGGCTGACTTTCCTCGCCGCGCTGGTGCTGTTCAGCCTGTGGACGCTGCGCCGGCACGTGCAGGGCCGGCTGGCGGCGGAAAGCGCGCTGCAAAACGAAGTCGCGTTCCGCAAGGCGATGGAGGACTCGGTGCAGACCGGCCTGCGCGCGCGTAACCTCGACGGCATGATCACCTACGTCAATCCGGCATTCTGCCGCATGGTCGGTTATTCAGCCGGCGAATTGATCGGCCGCCGGCCGCCGATGCCCTACTGGGCCGAGGAATATCTCGACGAAACGCGCGCGATGCACGAGAAAGTGCTCGCCGGCCAGGCACCCAGCGAGGGTTTCGAGATCAAGCTCAAGCGTCGCAATGGGGAAATCTTCGATGCGTTGATCATCGAAGCGCCGCTGATCGACAGCCAAGGCCGGCATACTGGCTGGATGGGCTCGGTGGTCGATATCACGGAGAGAAAGCGCGTCGCCGAGCTGGCGCGCCAGCAGGAAGAACGCTTGCAGGCCAGCGCCCGTCTGATCACGATGGGTGAGATGGCCTCGAGCCTCGCCCACGAGCTGAACCAACCGCTGGCGGCGATTTCCAGTTATGCGACCGGCTGCCGTAACCTGATCGCGGCCGGCGCGCCGCAAAATGAAATCGACGGTGCGATCGCCAAGTGCCAGGAACAGGCCCAGCGCGCCGGGCGCATCATCCGCCGCATCTACGAATTCGTGCAGCGTCAGGAACCGAAAAACGAATCTTGCGACATCGGTCTTTTGATCAATGACCTGATCATGCTGCTGGATGGCGACGCCCGCCGCCAGCGCGTGCGCATCCAGCGCGAGATCGCGCCAGACCTGCCCGTCTGGCAAGCCGATCGTATTCTGCTCGGCCAGGCGATCCTCAACCTGATGAAAAATGGCATCGACGCGATGGCTCAGACGGAAGAAGCCGCACGCGTCCTCACCGTGCGCGCGGCAAGCTTTGCCGGACAGGTGCTTATCTCGGTCGCCGATCGCGGCTGCGGCATCGGGGCGGAAACCGCCGCGCAGCTGTTCGAACCGTTCTACACCACCAAGCAAGAGGGCCTCGGCATGGGCCTGAAGATCTGCCGCTCGGTGGTCGAAGCGCATCATGGCCGGCTCTGGTTCGAAACGAACCCGGCCGGTGGCACGATTTTCCACATCGCGCTACCATGCCCGACGACATGA
- a CDS encoding acetyl-CoA carboxylase carboxyltransferase subunit alpha, with translation MKTTFLDFEQPIAELEEKIEQLRYVQDDSAVDISDEIGRLESKSAALIKEIYAKLTPWQIAQVARHPQRPYTLDYIGMIFTDFVELHGDRAFADDPAIVGGLARFNGQSCVVIGHQKGRDTKEKIHRNFGMPRPEGYRKALRLMRLAEKFGMPVFTFVDTPGAYPGIGAEERGQSEAIGRNLFVMAELKVPLVCTIIGEGGSGGALAIAQGDVVMMLQYATYSVISPEGCASILWKSAERAPDAAETLGITAARLKTLGLIDRVINEPLGGAHRDPRAAAAALKKALQDALRGLQGLSADELVERRYQRLMSHGKFKELAVH, from the coding sequence ATGAAGACGACCTTTCTGGATTTCGAACAGCCGATCGCCGAGCTCGAGGAGAAAATCGAGCAGCTGCGTTATGTGCAGGACGATTCGGCTGTGGATATCTCCGACGAGATCGGCCGGCTGGAGAGCAAGAGCGCGGCGCTCATCAAGGAGATCTACGCCAAGCTGACGCCGTGGCAGATCGCCCAAGTGGCGCGTCATCCGCAGCGCCCCTATACGCTCGACTACATCGGCATGATCTTCACCGATTTCGTCGAGCTGCACGGCGATCGCGCCTTTGCCGACGATCCGGCGATCGTCGGCGGCTTGGCGCGCTTCAATGGCCAGTCCTGCGTCGTGATCGGCCATCAGAAGGGTCGCGATACGAAGGAGAAGATCCACCGCAATTTCGGCATGCCCCGGCCCGAGGGCTATCGCAAGGCCTTGCGGCTGATGCGTTTGGCGGAGAAATTCGGCATGCCGGTATTCACCTTCGTCGATACGCCCGGTGCCTATCCGGGTATTGGTGCCGAAGAGCGCGGCCAGTCCGAGGCGATCGGGCGCAATCTGTTCGTGATGGCCGAGCTGAAAGTGCCGCTGGTATGCACGATCATCGGCGAGGGCGGTTCGGGCGGTGCGCTGGCGATCGCCCAAGGGGACGTGGTGATGATGCTGCAATACGCGACTTATTCGGTGATCTCGCCGGAAGGCTGCGCGTCGATCCTCTGGAAGAGCGCAGAACGCGCCCCCGATGCCGCGGAAACCCTGGGCATCACCGCAGCGCGTCTGAAGACGCTCGGGCTGATCGATCGCGTGATCAACGAACCGCTGGGCGGCGCGCATCGCGATCCGCGTGCGGCTGCCGCCGCGTTGAAAAAGGCCTTGCAGGATGCATTGCGTGGTTTGCAGGGCCTTTCCGCCGACGAACTCGTCGAGCGTCGCTATCAGCGCTTGATGAGTCATGGCAAGTTCAAGGAACTCGCCGTCCATTGA
- the cysS gene encoding cysteine--tRNA ligase encodes MLKIFNSLTRSVQEFVPIEPGKVRLYVCGMTVYDYCHLGHARVLVVFDMVVRWLEASGYRVTYVRNITDIDDKIIKRAVDNGESIRSLTDRFIAAMHEDADALGVARPDFEPRATEYVPAMLALIDKLEKNGYAYVAANGDVCFAVRKFPAYGKLSGKSLEDLRAGERVDVMEGKQDPLDFVLWKHAKADEPDEVKWASPWGPGRPGWHIECSAMSSKLLGEHFDIHGGGQDLQFPHHENEIAQSEGAHGHVFVNYWMHNGFVRVDDEKMSKSLGNFFTIRDVLKKYHPEVVRFFILRAHYRSPLNYSAAHLEDARAALTRLYTALKGFIVAPSVDWNEPHAMRFKAAMDDDFATPEAIAVLFDLANEVNRSKDAALAAQLKGLGGILGLLQRDPIEFLQAGPAAGEGMSAAEIEARVAARAAAKKARNFAEADRIRDELKAVGIILEDGPQGTTWRRA; translated from the coding sequence ATGCTGAAAATCTTCAATTCGCTGACCCGCTCCGTGCAAGAGTTCGTGCCCATCGAGCCTGGCAAGGTGCGTCTCTACGTGTGCGGCATGACCGTCTATGACTACTGCCATCTCGGCCACGCCCGCGTGCTGGTGGTCTTCGACATGGTGGTGCGCTGGCTCGAGGCCAGCGGCTATCGGGTCACCTATGTGCGCAACATCACCGACATCGACGACAAGATCATCAAGCGCGCCGTGGACAATGGCGAGTCGATCCGCAGCCTCACCGACCGTTTCATCGCCGCGATGCACGAGGACGCCGACGCTCTGGGTGTTGCGCGCCCGGATTTCGAGCCACGCGCCACCGAATACGTGCCGGCGATGCTGGCGCTGATCGACAAGCTGGAAAAGAATGGCTACGCCTATGTCGCCGCCAACGGCGACGTCTGCTTCGCGGTGCGCAAGTTTCCCGCCTATGGCAAGCTTTCCGGCAAATCACTCGAAGACCTGCGCGCCGGCGAGCGGGTCGATGTCATGGAAGGCAAGCAAGATCCGCTCGATTTCGTGCTCTGGAAGCACGCCAAAGCGGATGAACCGGACGAGGTGAAATGGGCTTCGCCGTGGGGGCCGGGCCGCCCGGGTTGGCACATCGAATGCTCGGCGATGAGCTCCAAGCTGCTCGGCGAACATTTCGACATCCACGGCGGCGGCCAGGATTTGCAGTTCCCGCACCACGAGAACGAGATCGCCCAATCCGAAGGGGCGCATGGTCATGTCTTCGTCAATTACTGGATGCACAATGGCTTCGTGCGCGTCGATGACGAGAAGATGTCGAAATCACTCGGCAACTTCTTCACCATCCGCGACGTCCTGAAGAAATATCACCCCGAAGTCGTGCGTTTCTTCATCCTGCGCGCGCACTACCGCAGCCCGCTCAATTATTCCGCTGCCCACCTCGAAGACGCGCGCGCCGCTCTGACCCGTCTCTATACCGCGCTGAAAGGCTTCATTGTTGCGCCGAGCGTCGACTGGAACGAGCCGCATGCGATGCGTTTCAAGGCGGCGATGGACGATGACTTCGCCACGCCGGAAGCGATCGCCGTGCTGTTCGATCTCGCCAATGAGGTCAATCGCAGCAAGGATGCCGCGCTGGCGGCGCAGCTCAAAGGGCTGGGCGGGATTCTGGGCCTCTTGCAACGCGATCCAATCGAATTCCTGCAAGCCGGGCCGGCGGCGGGCGAGGGCATGAGCGCTGCGGAAATCGAAGCCAGAGTCGCCGCGCGCGCCGCCGCGAAGAAGGCGAGAAACTTCGCCGAAGCCGACCGCATCCGCGACGAATTGAAGGCCGTCGGCATCATCCTCGAAGACGGCCCGCAAGGCACCACCTGGCGCCGGGCGTGA
- the cas2 gene encoding CRISPR-associated endonuclease Cas2, whose product MRLLVFFDLPMVTKAEKRAYVQFRKFLLNDGYDMIQWSVYGRILNGSDAEKKHLARLAENLPPEGSVRAMTVTEKQYAGMRLLVGMPLFQEKKVSAAQLVLF is encoded by the coding sequence ATGAGGCTGCTGGTATTTTTCGACCTGCCGATGGTCACCAAGGCCGAAAAGCGCGCCTATGTGCAGTTCCGCAAATTCTTGCTCAACGACGGCTACGACATGATCCAGTGGTCGGTCTATGGCCGCATCCTCAATGGCAGCGACGCCGAGAAAAAGCATCTGGCGCGGCTCGCCGAGAACCTGCCTCCGGAAGGCTCGGTGCGCGCGATGACCGTGACCGAAAAGCAGTATGCCGGCATGCGCCTGTTGGTCGGCATGCCGCTTTTTCAGGAAAAAAAGGTCTCAGCGGCGCAACTGGTGCTGTTCTGA
- the tilS gene encoding tRNA lysidine(34) synthetase TilS, producing the protein MASSRNSPSIDAIERALTACLENYAPPGARLAVALSGGIDSVVLLHSLARLRPEGLSALHVHHGLSQHADAWADFCAAFARSLGVPFQCVRVTVERGSPDGLEAAARRARHAVFARIPADWIVLAHQRDDQAETLLFNLLRGAGLAGAAAMRQASGRLLRPLLTVGRAEIAAYAKAQGLEWIEDESNADIRHTRNFLRHRVLKLLLGRFPAATRNLAAAAARFAEAEALLDDLARLDLAGCEGFPLPVERLQALPEPRARNVLRYLLAHNQVAIPSDARLREALRQMLAAASDRHPLVELGNHRLLRRRGWIHLEPGGPSSDSR; encoded by the coding sequence ATGGCAAGTTCAAGGAACTCGCCGTCCATTGACGCGATCGAACGCGCCCTGACGGCCTGCCTGGAAAACTACGCGCCGCCCGGTGCGCGGCTGGCCGTCGCTCTGTCGGGCGGCATCGATTCCGTCGTCCTGTTGCACAGTTTGGCTCGGCTGCGTCCTGAGGGGCTTTCTGCATTGCACGTCCATCACGGTTTGAGCCAGCATGCCGATGCTTGGGCTGATTTCTGCGCGGCTTTCGCTCGCAGCCTGGGCGTGCCATTCCAGTGCGTGCGCGTCACGGTCGAACGTGGTTCGCCCGACGGGTTGGAGGCGGCGGCACGGCGCGCGCGTCATGCGGTGTTCGCGCGGATACCTGCCGATTGGATCGTGCTCGCGCATCAGCGCGACGATCAGGCCGAGACCTTGCTGTTCAATCTGCTGCGCGGCGCCGGCTTGGCCGGCGCGGCGGCGATGCGTCAGGCGAGCGGCCGCCTGTTGCGCCCGCTCTTGACCGTAGGCCGCGCCGAGATCGCGGCGTATGCCAAAGCGCAAGGGCTGGAATGGATCGAGGACGAGAGCAATGCGGACATTCGTCACACAAGGAACTTCCTCCGTCACCGTGTTCTGAAGCTGCTTTTGGGGCGCTTTCCGGCCGCGACGCGCAATCTCGCCGCCGCCGCGGCGCGCTTTGCCGAGGCCGAAGCGCTGCTCGACGATCTGGCGCGCCTCGATCTGGCAGGTTGCGAAGGCTTTCCGCTTCCCGTCGAGCGCTTGCAGGCGCTGCCCGAGCCGCGCGCGCGCAATGTGCTGCGTTACCTGCTCGCACACAACCAGGTCGCGATTCCGTCGGATGCCCGGCTGCGTGAAGCGTTACGCCAGATGCTCGCCGCTGCAAGCGATCGTCATCCGCTCGTCGAGCTCGGCAACCATCGGCTGCTGCGCCGTCGCGGATGGATTCATCTGGAGCCGGGTGGGCCGAGCAGCGACAGCCGCTGA
- the cas9 gene encoding type II CRISPR RNA-guided endonuclease Cas9 (Cas9, originally named Csn1, is the large, multifunctional signature protein of type II CRISPR/Cas systems. It is well known even to general audiences because its RNA-guided endonuclease activity has made it a popular tool for custom editing of eukaryotic genomes.) produces the protein MGDKTSQNLAFGLDIGIASVGWCVLDDERIIDLGVRCFDKAETADKGESLNLARRMARLMRRRLRRRAWRLVKLARLLRREGLIDRIEAVRRPSSISPWKLRVEGLDRRLEPIEWARVIYHLVKHRGFHWISRAEEKKAEGDKKEGGRVKQGLSDTQRRMAEKGYRSAAEMVLAEFPDAQRNKAGEYSKALSRTLLADELALLFRRQRELGNPHAGAPLEEKILGRGDRKSGLFWEQKPPLSGADLLKMLGRCTFERTGGPDGKGEYRAPKASFTAERHVWLTRLNNLRIVVDGRTRALNETERQLVLPLPYQRAGDFKYEHLRAALTKAGLANFSFAGIAEEKEKEVLVKLPAWQTLRKTLKDKGLQTEWESMAGQAMAGDPTLLDEISLVLSVFKDGAEVETELRKLDLPGGEKMIEALSEISFDKFHNLSLKALRKIVPQMEKGLRYDEACQVVGYHHSQPQAAETRKDIYLPPFYLGREKNGRLTLNEELDIPRNPVVLRALNQARKVMNALIRAYCSPHEVHIEMARDLSRPSDERNKIKKAQEEYRERNEKDKAVFADEFGIPAKSREFEKFQLYREQQGKCAYSLQALDLQRVIFDPGYAEVDHALPYSRSFDDSKNNKVLVLGEENRNKGNRTPYEYLTSFTGGEQGERWRNFVAYVEANKNFRLAKRQRLLRKDFSSTAAEEFRERHLNDTRYICRFFKNYVERHLKLTPKVGADGTALTEAKRCVVVNGQLTAFLRARWGLLKVRSDSDRHHALDAAVVAACSHGMVKRLADYARSHELENLRLGFPDPETGEILDPAMFARLTAHFPEPWPHFRQELEARLFIDDEQALRERLQAFGTYPAEALANVRPLFVSRAPQRRGSGAAHKDTIYGQPERLKAKGSVTQRVPLSSLKLADLDKLIDPHRNEKLYAAIRARLEAHGGKGDKAFPSDNPLRKPDRDGKPTGPIVRSVTMVIDKLSGIPVRGGIAKNDTMLRVDVFRSKKDGKFHLVPVYVHHVAIFKRTGELPNRAIVAFKDEEEWTLIDEADFDFLFSAHPSDLLRVKLKGEVLTGYFAGCDRSTGNIGLWAHDRNASVGKDGFIRTGVKTASGFEKFHVDVLGNVYPAPKEARRGLA, from the coding sequence ATGGGCGACAAGACCTCGCAAAATTTGGCCTTCGGTCTGGACATCGGCATCGCTTCGGTCGGCTGGTGCGTGCTCGACGACGAGCGCATCATCGACCTCGGCGTGCGCTGTTTCGACAAGGCGGAAACCGCCGACAAGGGCGAATCGCTCAATCTCGCGCGACGCATGGCGCGGCTGATGCGCCGCCGTCTGCGCCGGCGCGCCTGGCGGCTCGTCAAGCTCGCCCGCCTGCTCAGGCGCGAGGGCTTGATCGATCGCATCGAAGCCGTGCGCCGCCCATCGTCGATTTCTCCCTGGAAGCTGCGCGTCGAAGGCCTCGACCGTCGCCTGGAACCGATCGAGTGGGCGCGCGTCATCTATCACCTCGTCAAACATCGCGGCTTTCACTGGATCAGCCGCGCCGAGGAAAAGAAAGCCGAAGGCGACAAGAAGGAAGGCGGCAGGGTCAAGCAAGGACTTTCCGACACCCAGCGGCGCATGGCCGAAAAAGGCTATCGCAGCGCCGCCGAGATGGTGCTGGCCGAATTTCCGGATGCCCAGCGCAACAAGGCCGGGGAATACAGCAAAGCCCTCTCTCGGACACTGCTCGCCGACGAGCTGGCGCTTTTGTTCCGCCGTCAGCGCGAACTGGGCAATCCGCATGCCGGCGCCCCACTGGAAGAGAAGATCCTCGGCCGCGGTGACCGCAAGAGCGGCCTGTTCTGGGAGCAAAAGCCGCCACTTTCCGGTGCCGATTTGCTCAAAATGCTGGGCAGATGCACCTTCGAGAGAACGGGAGGGCCTGACGGCAAGGGCGAATACCGCGCGCCGAAAGCGAGCTTCACCGCCGAGCGCCATGTCTGGCTCACCCGCCTCAACAACCTGCGCATCGTCGTCGATGGCCGCACGCGAGCGCTGAACGAGACCGAGCGGCAGCTCGTTCTGCCTTTGCCCTATCAGCGCGCCGGCGACTTCAAGTACGAACACCTGCGCGCGGCGCTCACCAAGGCCGGACTGGCGAATTTCAGCTTTGCCGGCATCGCCGAGGAGAAGGAAAAGGAGGTGCTCGTCAAGCTGCCGGCATGGCAAACCCTACGCAAGACGCTCAAGGACAAAGGCTTGCAAACGGAATGGGAGAGCATGGCCGGACAGGCGATGGCCGGCGATCCGACGCTGCTCGACGAAATCTCCCTCGTGCTCTCGGTCTTCAAGGACGGCGCCGAAGTCGAGACGGAATTGCGCAAGCTCGATCTACCCGGCGGCGAAAAGATGATCGAGGCGCTGTCCGAAATCAGCTTCGACAAGTTCCACAACCTCTCGCTGAAAGCCTTGCGCAAGATCGTGCCACAGATGGAGAAGGGCCTGCGCTACGACGAAGCTTGCCAGGTCGTCGGCTATCACCACAGCCAGCCGCAGGCCGCCGAGACGAGGAAAGACATCTATCTGCCGCCTTTCTACCTTGGGCGCGAAAAGAATGGACGGCTCACACTCAACGAGGAACTGGATATTCCCAGGAATCCCGTCGTGCTGCGCGCGCTCAACCAGGCGCGCAAGGTGATGAATGCGCTGATCCGCGCCTATTGCTCGCCGCACGAGGTGCATATCGAAATGGCGCGCGATCTGTCCCGCCCCTCCGATGAACGCAACAAAATCAAGAAGGCACAGGAGGAATACCGCGAGCGCAACGAAAAGGACAAGGCGGTTTTCGCCGACGAATTCGGCATCCCGGCCAAAAGCCGCGAGTTCGAGAAATTCCAGCTCTACCGCGAGCAGCAGGGCAAGTGCGCCTACTCTCTGCAAGCGCTGGATCTTCAGCGCGTGATTTTCGATCCGGGGTATGCCGAGGTGGATCATGCGCTGCCCTACTCGCGCAGCTTCGATGACAGCAAGAACAACAAGGTGCTGGTGCTGGGCGAAGAAAACCGCAACAAGGGTAACCGCACCCCGTATGAGTACCTGACCAGCTTCACGGGCGGCGAGCAAGGCGAACGCTGGCGCAACTTCGTCGCTTACGTCGAAGCGAACAAGAACTTTCGGCTCGCCAAGCGCCAGCGCCTGTTGCGCAAGGATTTTTCCAGCACGGCCGCCGAGGAGTTTCGCGAGCGCCACCTCAACGACACCCGCTACATCTGCCGCTTCTTCAAGAACTACGTCGAGCGGCATCTCAAACTCACGCCGAAAGTCGGCGCTGATGGGACGGCACTTACCGAAGCGAAGCGCTGCGTCGTCGTCAATGGCCAGCTCACCGCTTTCCTGCGCGCCCGCTGGGGCTTGCTGAAGGTGCGCAGCGACAGCGACCGCCACCACGCGCTCGACGCCGCCGTAGTCGCCGCCTGTAGTCATGGCATGGTCAAACGCCTAGCCGACTATGCGCGCAGCCACGAACTCGAAAACCTGCGCTTGGGCTTTCCCGACCCGGAAACCGGCGAGATTCTCGATCCGGCGATGTTCGCGCGCCTGACTGCGCATTTCCCCGAGCCGTGGCCGCACTTCAGGCAGGAGCTCGAAGCGCGGCTGTTCATCGACGACGAGCAAGCCTTGCGCGAGCGATTGCAGGCTTTCGGCACCTATCCGGCCGAGGCGCTCGCCAACGTTCGCCCGCTGTTCGTCTCGCGCGCGCCACAGCGCAGAGGTAGCGGCGCGGCGCACAAGGACACCATCTACGGTCAGCCGGAACGACTCAAGGCGAAAGGAAGCGTCACGCAGCGAGTGCCGCTTTCCAGCCTGAAACTGGCCGACCTCGACAAACTGATCGACCCGCACCGTAACGAGAAACTCTACGCCGCGATCCGCGCACGGCTGGAAGCCCACGGCGGCAAGGGCGACAAAGCCTTCCCATCCGACAATCCGCTGAGGAAACCCGACCGCGACGGCAAGCCGACCGGCCCGATCGTGCGCAGCGTGACGATGGTGATCGACAAGCTCTCAGGCATTCCCGTGCGCGGCGGCATCGCCAAGAACGACACCATGCTGCGCGTCGACGTCTTCCGCAGCAAAAAGGACGGCAAGTTCCATTTGGTGCCTGTGTATGTGCATCACGTCGCGATCTTCAAGCGCACCGGGGAATTGCCGAACCGGGCGATCGTGGCTTTCAAGGACGAGGAGGAATGGACGCTGATCGACGAAGCGGATTTCGACTTTCTATTCTCCGCACATCCCAGTGATTTGTTGCGCGTCAAGCTGAAAGGAGAAGTGCTGACGGGTTATTTTGCCGGTTGTGATCGGTCAACCGGCAATATTGGTCTCTGGGCGCACGACCGGAACGCCAGTGTCGGCAAAGACGGATTCATCCGCACTGGGGTGAAAACTGCCAGCGGGTTCGAAAAATTCCACGTCGACGTCCTCGGCAACGTCTACCCTGCGCCGAAGGAAGCGCGCCGTGGTCTGGCGTAG
- the cas1 gene encoding type II CRISPR-associated endonuclease Cas1, translating to MVWRSVMISRPARLRREHYSLAIDQEETAFVPFEDIAVIVLNHREITLTHPVLSACAEYGIGLFATGANHQPAGVFLPFLPHSRTTRMMRKQLGLGKPAAKQAWAALVRRKIENQAACLKLCGKEGMDRLASYARRVRSGDPDNLEAQAAAFYFAQLFGSDFNRAEARWTNAALDYGYAVLRGAIARGLVAHGLHPTVGLFHDSEQNAFNLADDLIEPFRPIVDLHVAKHPASTEGDLIPTDKQALVALLNVDVGMPQGRMSVLSAIEYAVESLVRVYEDESRQLHLPALIGLTAHRLEY from the coding sequence GTGGTCTGGCGTAGCGTGATGATCTCGCGTCCCGCGCGGCTACGGCGGGAGCATTATTCGCTGGCCATCGACCAGGAGGAAACCGCCTTCGTGCCCTTCGAGGACATCGCGGTGATCGTCTTGAACCATCGCGAGATCACGCTCACCCATCCAGTACTCTCGGCCTGCGCCGAATACGGCATCGGGCTTTTTGCCACCGGCGCCAACCACCAGCCGGCCGGCGTGTTCCTGCCGTTCCTGCCGCATTCGCGCACCACGCGCATGATGAGAAAGCAGCTTGGGCTAGGCAAGCCCGCGGCCAAGCAGGCCTGGGCTGCTCTCGTGCGCCGCAAGATCGAGAACCAGGCCGCCTGTCTCAAGTTGTGCGGCAAAGAAGGCATGGATCGGCTCGCCTCCTATGCGCGGCGCGTGCGCTCCGGCGACCCGGACAATCTGGAAGCGCAAGCCGCGGCGTTCTATTTCGCGCAGCTCTTCGGGAGCGATTTCAACCGCGCCGAGGCGCGCTGGACGAACGCCGCGCTCGATTACGGCTATGCGGTATTACGCGGCGCGATCGCGCGCGGACTGGTGGCGCATGGGCTGCATCCGACCGTCGGCCTGTTCCATGACAGCGAGCAGAATGCCTTCAACCTGGCCGACGATCTGATCGAACCCTTCCGGCCGATCGTCGATCTACACGTCGCCAAGCATCCGGCCTCGACTGAGGGCGATTTGATTCCGACGGACAAGCAGGCGCTGGTGGCGCTGCTCAATGTCGATGTCGGCATGCCACAAGGAAGGATGTCGGTGCTCTCGGCGATCGAATACGCGGTCGAAAGCCTGGTGCGGGTCTATGAAGACGAAAGCCGCCAGCTCCACCTGCCCGCGCTCATCGGTCTTACGGCGCACCGGCTGGAGTATTGA